A window of Salmo trutta chromosome 5, fSalTru1.1, whole genome shotgun sequence contains these coding sequences:
- the LOC115194668 gene encoding zinc finger protein 493-like, with protein sequence MSQQQSFHVFLNERLTSAAVEIFGEVEKTVVKYQEENDRLRRLLEITSEVQLCRTDSLQLSVSEEEVPPEQQEWSPSLGQKDPETRKMNEDQEEVRTSQQEEQFQGLVDTRDSICTPSCVRSECDQMDPHQEAILAEHPSLSPLKTSKLQLFRVLLNECLTASAAVEILGAVEETVAEYQEENDLLRRLLRRTPEIKLCRIDSLKFSVSEEEVPPEQQHCEREWSPSLGQKDPETIQINEEQEEVRTSQQEEQLQGLFDTKDSIFTPSCVINECDQEDPLQSLTLPQTQTVENRERDSKLVDLKPFVNVTHLNVTHLKGLYIPCDPPDNQNNASSHSSAVSSDTVGLDSSPPLDPSPPLEKHCSKPSTTARRTHHCRDCGETFALKADLQRHVTLFSKIPIECSSCQKRYISTCKLKAHVRLCHGGKPCTCPVCGKTFKHKRDLSRHMRIHTGERPFICGDCGKSFNRKDFLNRHKLTHTGEKPFTCGDCGKSFIRKEHLTMHKLTHTREKPFSCGDCGKIFICKELLTMHKLTHTGEKSFSCGDCGKSFTLKGHLRRHILIHTGEKSFSCGDCGKSFNRKESLTMHKLIHTGEKPFTCVNCEKSFIQKRSLSRHILIHTGEKPFSCGDCGKSFNRKEPLTIHKLKAHVRLCHRGKPCTCPVCGKTFKYKGVLPRHMRIHTGEKPFVCGDCGKSFNNKKHLTRHKVTHTGEKPFVCGDCGKSFNNKKHLTRHKVTHTGEKPFICGDCGKSFNRKETLTTHKLTHTGEKPFSCGDCGKSFNRKEPLTIHKLKAHVRLCHRGKPCTCPVCGKTFKYKGVLPRHMRIHTGEKPFVCGDCGKSFNNKKHLTRHKLTHTGEKPFSCGDCGKSFNRKDSLTMHKLIHTGEKPFTCGNCEKSFILKGDLRRHMLIHTGEKPFSCGDCGKSFSRKLSLTEHKLTHTGEKPFSCGDCGKSFNRKRYLNSHKVTHTREKPFSCGDRKNFNRKGHLTIHKLIIN encoded by the exons ATGTCTCAACAACAGTCGTTTCATGTGTTTCTAAATGAGCGCTTAACTTCGGCTGCTGTGGAGATTTTCGGGGAAGTTGAGAAAACGGTAGTGAAATACCAGGAGGAGAATGATCGGCTACGGAGACTGCTGGAGATCACATCAGAGGTTCAACTATGTAGAACAG ACTCCctgcagctctctgtctctgaagaggaggttccccctgagcagcaggagtggagccccagtctgggGCAGAAGGACCCAGAGACCAGAAAGATGAACGAGGATCAAGAGGAAGTCAGGACCAGTCAGCAGGAAGAGCAGTTTCAAGGGCTCGTTGATACCAGAGACTCCATATGCACTCCTTCCTGTGTGAGAAGTGAATGTGATCAGATGGACCCACATCAAGAAGCCATACTAGCTGAACACCCAAGTCTCAGTCCACTGAAAACGTCTAAACTACAGTTGTTTCGTGTGTTGTTAAATGAATGTTTAACAGCATCTGCTGCTGTGGAGATTCTTGGTGCGGTTGAGGAAACTGTAGCAGAGTACCAGGAAGAGAATGATCTGCTACGGAGACTGCTGCGGAGGACACCAGAGATAAAACTATGTAGAATAG actCTCTGAAGTTCTCTGTCTCTGAAGAGGAAGTTCCCCCTGAACAGCAGCACTGTGAGCGggagtggagccccagtctgggACAGAAGGACCCAGAGACCATACAGATTAATGAGGAACAGGAGGAAGTCAGGACCAGTCAGCAGGAAGAGCAGCTTCAAGGGCTCTTTGATACCAAAGACTCCATATTCACTCCTTCCTGTGTGATAAATGAATGTGATCAGGAGGACCCACTTCAGTCCTTGACTCTTCCCCAAACCCAGACTGTGGAGAACAGAGAGCGTGACTCTAAACTAGTGGATCTGAAACCTTTTGTCAATGTGACCCACCTAAATGTGACCCACCTAAAGGGTCTCTACATTCCCTGTGACCCTCCCGATAATCAAAACAATGCCTCCAGCCACAGCTCAGCTGTAAGCAGCGACACAGTAGGACTTGACAGCAGCCCACCATTGGATCCCAGCCCACCATTGGAGAAACACTGTTCCAAACCCAGCACCACAGCTAGAAGAACTCACCACTGCCGTGACTGTGGAGAAACGTTTGCTCTGAAAGCTGACCTGCAGAGACATGTGACTCTCTTCAGTAAGATACCCATTGAATGTAGTTCCTGCCAAAAACGCTACATCTCCACCTGTAAACTGAAGGCCCATGTCCGACTCTGTCACGGTGGGAAACCCTGCACATGCCCTGTTTGTGGAAAGACCTTCAAACACAAAAGAGATCTGTCCAGGCACATGaggattcacacaggagagagaccatttatctgtggtgactgtgggaaaagcttcaatcgCAAGGATTTCCTAAACAGGCAtaaactgactcacacaggagagaaaccattcacctgtggtgactgtgggaaaagcttcattCGGAAAGAGCACTTAACCATGCATAAACTGACTCACAcaagagagaaaccatttagctgtggtgactgtgggaaaatcTTCATTTGTAAGGAGCTTTTAACTATGCACAAACTgactcacactggagagaaatcatttagctgtggtgactgtgggaagagctttactcTGAAGGGACACCTAAGGAGACATATCctgattcacacaggagagaaatcatttagctgtggtgactgtgggaaaagcttcaatcgGAAAGAGTCTTTAACTATGCATAAActgattcacacaggagagaaaccattcacCTGTGTAAACTGTGAGAAGAGCTTTATTCAGAAGAGGAGCCTAAGTAGACATATCctgattcacacaggagagaaaccatttagctgtggtgactgtgggaaaagcttcaatcgGAAGGAGCCTTTAACTATCCACAAACTGAAGGCCCATGTCCGACTCTGTCATCGTGGGAAACCCTGCACCTGCCCTGTTTGTGGAAAGACCTTCAAATACAAAGGAGTTCTGCCCAGGCACATGaggattcacacaggagagaagccatttgtctgtggtgactgtgggaaaagctttaaTAACAAGAAGCACCTAACCAGGCATAAagtgactcacacaggagagaagccatttgtctgtggtgactgtgggaaaagctttaaTAACAAGAAGCACCTAACCAGGCATAAagtgactcacacaggagagaagccattcatctgtggtgactgtgggaaaagcttcaatcgCAAGGAGACCTTAACTACGCACaaactgactcacacaggagagaaaccatttagctgtggtgactgtgggaaaagcttcaatcgGAAGGAGCCTTTAACTATCCACAAACTGAAGGCCCATGTCCGACTCTGTCATCGTGGGAAACCCTGCACCTGCCCTGTTTGTGGAAAGACCTTCAAATACAAAGGAGTTCTGCCCAGGCACATGaggattcacacaggagagaagccatttgtctgtggtgactgtgggaaaagctttaaTAACAAGAAGCACCTAACCAGGCAtaaactgactcacacaggagagaaaccatttagctgtggtgactgtgggaaaagcttcaatcgGAAGGACTCTTTAACTATGCATAAActgattcacacaggagagaaaccattcacCTGTGGAAACTGTGAGAAGAGCTTTATTCTGAAGGGGGACCTAAGGAGACATATGctgattcacacaggagagaaaccatttagctgtggtgactgcgGGAAAAGCTTCAGTCGGAAGTTGAGCCTAACTGAACAtaaactgactcacac